The following DNA comes from Hemibagrus wyckioides isolate EC202008001 linkage group LG05, SWU_Hwy_1.0, whole genome shotgun sequence.
GAATCCTCTAAACAGAACTCTGAGCAATGACCCTGTATGACCTCATTTGGCCTTACATAACCCGAATTGTCAAtcatttggttaaaaaaaaaggggaaaaaactaGGCCAAAGCCAATGTCATGTCATTTGCCAGAAAGTGGTGGAATGTCTCCATTAAGAATTTGAGTAGATTTCATATAATTCTTGTACAAATCGTCTTATTATTCAATCAGCATACATTCAGAAAAACGTTCTATTATCTTAAATACTAAATTACTAGTTTACTAACACAAAAATGTGTAATTCTAGACAGAGCGGGGAAAAATCCACTGACTGTAAAGAGTTTTCAACAGCTGTGGTCCTGTGTAACTCGGGGAAGTCAGTATAATCATGTTTCTATAACTACTTGTTAAACTCCAGCACTAATAAATCTGAGCAAAGCCGCTGTGACAACTGGCATCTGACcgcatataaatatacagtctCTGAAACTATTGGAACAGCAAAGCCAACTCTCTTGTTTTTGTTGAAGACTTGAGACATTTGGGATCAAAAGATGAACACGCGAAGAAATTTTCATACGTTTATCGTTTCAGCTTTCAGTTCCTGGTATTTGTACGGAGACGCGTTAAATGATGTAAAACATAGcacattttgttttgtgtcGGACCAAAAAATTTTGAGGTGaacaaaaatattggaacacgaCAGGCGTTTCGTTTTGCCCAGGTGCGTCTTCTCAGATCGATTGTTTACGCAATAAATAACTCTTGGTTTTCGCCTTCAGTTTCACCTATGAAGACTGTATTTGTTGTGAAAAAGGATAAGCCAACATGAAAATCAATGGGAGAGAAGCAAGCTGTTTTAAAGCGGAGAAAAGAGGGAGAAATCAGAAGAGTTGAACAGAAATTGGGACAATTTGGAATGTCTCAAAAggaaagaaaccactggtgtactGAGCAACAGACATTTGAGCAGGAAGGCCAATAGCTGATGACAGAAATATTGGGATAGCTATATGGGAAAACCCCAAAATAGTCAATAACATCACCGACAACCTCCACAGGGATGGTgtgaaggtatcacaatccaccatTCGAAGAAAACTGtgcagaaatatagaggccatACCACAAGTCACAAGGAAGAGTCACAAGGCCAGATTGAAAAGCCCTACAAGTTCTAGACAAGATTAccctctaccaaagtgatgaAAAGACCAAGGTTTGGCggaagaaaggatctgctcatgatcctaAACATATGAGCTCATCTGGTGGAGATGCTGGAGTGTTAAAGGCTTGGGCTCGTATGGCTTCCTTTGGAATGGGATCGCTAATCTTCAGCGATGACGCAACTCGTGCGAGAGGTTTATAGAGAAGTGCAAAGATGAGCCCCAAAGATTAACCTCTCTACCAAAGTGACggaaaggccaaagtgtggagaaagaaaggatctgcttatgatccaaaacatatgaTGGAGTTATTGTTGAGGCTTGGGCCTAATTCATCAAGCTTATtacctcctgaagaggagaaTGAAACTTGCACAAACAAGTGAAGTGGTCTTGTAATTCCAATAGTTTCAGAGGGGAATGTACACATGCATTTCCAGGAATAAGAAAAGAAGACCTATGGCATGGTTAGTACAAGTAAAAAGAAACTGGCCAAGCTATGTGGACTATGAAATTCAAACTACAAATAAAGTTACATAAATGTGCAGTTGATTTGATTGTTTTGGTTTCCagctcaaataaaaaaaaagctcaagtattcaattattataaaaatcaaAAAACACTGGCCTCAACAGAATAACTTCCACTCATGCCATCCTCATTATACGATATTTATGCTTTAATCTACTTTAAATGAGTTAACTACGCAAGACCTACCCAAGGTCACGGGTTAAGAGTACgacaaattaaaacatttttaatttatacgGAAATGACACAGCTCACGCCATGTGGTAGTGCAGATATTCGGTCTTATTTGAATCTATTGTTATTATGTAGAAGGCTTTGTGTTGCCCCCAACACAAATAACTAGGGATTCTCTCGCTCAAGCTGTGAATTGTTCCcttcaaaacaaagaaaacctTTTGTGAGGAAACAAGAGGACCAATGCATTCACGCTCAACCAGAGTTTCCCCTCAAGTCAACATTCACACTAGTGATATTTCTGAAAGCAGTCAACGTGGTGAAAACCCAATTCCACCACATTTTAAGGAGTAAAGCAAAAAGCATTGCATTTGCACTACCAGGGgtgtcttgtttttattttaaagttcaTTAATTAAATGATCAGTCAACTCTCCCATCCAATCCCTCTATGAGGCTTTTACTACAACAAATCCTCATCTATATAGTGTTGAggttgtctaaaaaaaaaaaaaaaagaaaaaaccaattataaaaatttatttaaaaaaaaaaaagaaataaacccaCCCCGTCCCACCCACGTCTTTTCCAATTACAACAAAAAGAAATTGGGCTCAAAggcattttttgtttaaaagtgatcaaaatacatatatacattaaaaaaaaaagtcattgtcAGAACAAAATAagtaaaacatttatacataaaCTAATTTATATATTCCTATATATAAGTTATGTAATGTTGCATGTACTGTATTTGTAGAAACCTTTATGGTTCAAACCGTTTTCTTGCAACATGAATGCAAACATGAATACATGGATTTCCCCAGAATAAAATCCCATCCCCGcatctcacaaaaaaaaaaaaatctcggaccgttttaaaatcatttttctttataaataaaaggtTACATCATCTCAAACCACATGgcataaaatgaattaaatcaattattcataaataagacaaaaatctTCTAAGCACAAGTAAATTGCCTCATATGCCTTACAGGAATGAAATACTCTACTCCATTTTGCCTAGTACAAttagtaaacttttttttttctttaccccTCTGTATATTCAGACCATTGAGAATTAAAAGAGCTCCTCACTCCCAAGGCTTCTTTCTGTAGCAGGGAATATATAGTTGGATCCACAGTGGATCCAGCATGATCTTGCCATGGGTTCTAAAACCTGTGGTGTCTATAATACCACAAATTTGTAACAATTCCGTATTATAATTAGCATCGGTTATTTTGCCATAAACAtctttcttaaaaaataatatagaagAACTGATTATGCATTATACCCTTAAGCTACTTCTTAAAACCTAGTCTGCATAATGAGCTATGCTGGAATTTAATGTAATTCTGTccacagaccaaaaaaaaaaaaaaaagtcattttttaaaagaaatcactgattcacaaaaacaaaagtgtattgCAGACAGATCAGTGTTGTACACAGGGCCCACATTCAACCGATAAGTTACGCCTGGCCATTCCCAAATTTAATAAATTTCTTTCAAGCCATCCATCACAGACTACTTGGACAGGTCATGAAATGAATTTTAAACGGTTTTCAAAAAAATGTATTGTCCTCTGCTGAAGTGGTTTGGGAAATGATTGGAAGTATGAGTACATGTGCGTTAACTGGTCATTCTGAAGACATTAAAAGTGACCTAGTAGTGGTAAAACGGGCGGGGGACTAGTTGATTGCTAACTTATTTACCACCAGCTATAATGGACACGGGTCTCATAAAGGATTTGTAAACAGTCTTgggtattaaaataaaaatattactaCATGCATAAGTCAAGTCCAAGTATGAACaccatgcgcgcacacacacacacacacacacacacacacacacacgagagccTGAGCCAACAATCCTCTAAACAGTGAAACGTTGAATGCAATTCCAATACTGGTTACTAACTATGCCATTTAAACCTAGGGACAAGAACCAAATCTTTAAAAATTGGTTAAAAATGGTAGACTATTTTCTACTGTTTAAGCCTTTTCTTTGCCGATGGATGTGTAGCTGAAGCTGAAAAACGATAAACGGCTTCAGTGATGgtttcaaatttatttataaaatgcacAATCCGGGCTTTAGTCATCTGTCATCATACTGTTAGAggacaaaataaagaaacatcaCTTATTCAGTCAGTGTGCCTCTCTGATTTTATCTCTGGacccaaataaaataaataaaaaaaaaaaaaattaaaaaaaaagggggcggGGGGTTACAAAAATTTTGGCATCCATGCTTTGGTCACAAAATACTGAACCATAtgatttgttgtttattattgatCCCAGTCGTAACACCCTGACAGGTTCttccaaaaccacacacacaggtaaaaaGGTAGGTTTGTTGTAGTTCTGGCACCGAGAAACCTCTCAGCATAGTCCCATAATAGAGGTTTCTTGGTTGGAAATATAAATTAGCTGAAAATCAACGGCAAGCGGAGCCGTTATGGTTCCTTCAGCCTTTTAGAGAACACGTTCTACAGCAAAGCTGTTGCAGAACCTTCCTCTGGCACAGATTGTTCTTTTTCACCAATACACAGAAACTTCCCTCAGCCCATGATTCTTCATTTGCTTTCCACAGAGcaggaagagggagaggagtAAGAAATAAAGTGCAGCAGACGATTGGGCAgtggacaggaagtgatgcagatCAGGTGATCATGACAGGTAGCAGGAAACAGGTTTTAAATCCAGTAGATGGGGTCGAAGTAAGGGTGCATCCATGTTTGATTGGGAATCCATCAAAAGGTATATGgagggggggagaaaaaaaagatcatagggaggagaaggagaacaaACATTAAGAAACTGATCAGCAATCATAGCAAAATAtatcagggattttttttttttttttttttttttaacagtgctTTCATGTGGTTTTGTAATTGCTGTTGCTTATTTTAGAGTATCGTATTTATAGACATATAATCACTGTGTtgttcactgtaaaaaaaaaaaaaaaaaaatccctttacAATCATTACTTTTGATTAAACCTCAAATCAGTTTAGGAATATTTGGGgaggaaaaatacatttaattagaagcattttttaaaataaaagaaatcataataaaaaaaaaaatcataataataattaaaagatgcaatgaaaaataataattttaggaCTCCCAATGAAAGTGGGAACAAATTTAAAAGCAGAAAGTGAGCTAAAGTCTGGAGATACAATGTGAGAGAATAGTGCAAAGCTAGTACTCACCATCTTTGCAGATAGTGCTGACGATACACACACCGTTTTCTAGGTTATATCCGTTCACACAGGCACTACAGTTCCCATCTCCTGGACCTATGCATGTGTAACATGTATGATCACACCTGACAGAGGAACCAAAACAAAGCAATCAAACCTTAGAGGAATGGGAACGCATTTAATTACTTCATAAAACCTCACTGTGTGCCTAGTTAAACTTGGTGAGCGACTGACTTGCGGCAAGATTTCTGGACCTCTCCGTTTTCCGCCGTTTTCTCCGCCATGTAGTATCCTGCATTGCAACTGGCAACGCAGCGCCACTCCTCAAGATAGTATCCCTCTGCACATTTTGTGCAGGCCTCCATGCCAGTACCTGAGTAAAATAGATCCTTACACCATCAATCAGAAACTCTATTCCAATCTGCATGAACCActgacccaaaaaaaaaaaaaacccacaatagCCATTCCATAATGTTGCCACACAATGAAACGGTTTCATatctggcaaaaaaaacaagtttcACCTCATGCAGAAACAATGAACTAATTATAGCAGGCTTGCTAAACAAGTCACTGAATGAATTACAAACCTAAAAACACCCCCAACAGTTTCCAGAAACCCATCATATTATGAAACAAGCCATTATATTAAAATGGCAGAACACGGAAAATATTCATTAATTGTTAGGGAAAAAGTTTCAAGTACCTGCGCATGTAGCACAAGCAGGATGGCACGGCTCACACACCCGTTTGTGCCCATTGTAGTATGTGCCAGCCTCACATGTCAGCTGACACCTATTCCCTTGTAGACTATGAAGAgaaattacttttattatttagtcAGATATTAAGAAAGTAAAAACAGACGTAAGCATTCAAGCAGAATTCGGTCTTGCACTAAATGAGAGATcaattcttaaatattttaaaaagatatAGCAGATTAAATAAACCCGCATCAACAAAACTGCAGTCTCTAATTTATGGTGGACATTAAGACAACTAGTTAATGTGGGTTTCTCTATTACCATGTGCTTAAACATGGTATTGAATTTCATGAGGGCATActggcaaagaaaaaaaaaaaaattcagtatatacactacatttcaGGCTTGTCACCCATCCTTTAGACTTGCAGTAGTCTAAACAAGTCTGAAAAGTTAAACAAAGCAAGGCTTAAAGTCTAAATGTGTGGGTGAAAAACCTTTTCGGCAGATTCAGAGAAATCACTCCTCAAACATATTTCAAAATTGTTCACAGAGCACAGCTGCTGTACATTAGGGGAGGCTCTGTGTGCCATAACCTGTTTCTCTTTTCCCCTCACTTTTTCCACCTTTCTCCGGCTCTTTTCCTACTGCTGTTGCCGGCCACATATGGgaaatctgaagaaaaaaaaaaaaaactctctagATAATGCGTTTCAACATCTGAATGTCAAATGCTGGATTGCGTGTGTTAGTGGAGTTTCCACCAGCTTCCCAAAATCGGGCCAGCATGTTCCTGTCTGGCGAGTCATCTGTGGGCTTCCCTGACTTTAACCATGCTAAGACCTACAGATGCACAAGATGCTAATGATATTGAGCCATCGTGCAAACCGGTGGGGTTGAGATTTGAGTAGTGAATTGGGAGGAAAGAAACTTCGTTATATGCTTTGAGCAGAATGAAGAGGAATTACCTGAGCCCTGGCTTACATTCCGTGCAAATATTTGCTGAAGTACATTTCTTGCAGTTCTCGCTGCATTTACGGCACATAGCGGCATCTGTGAAGAGAAACCAGGGAGTCAAACCTCAAACGTGATGTAATCATCTCATGATTAAACCTCATCAGATGTTGGCATGTTCTAGCACTGTGTTTAAAGAGTCTGAGGTTTGAAGAGGAAGGAAATAGTATACGCTAATTGGAAGACTGAGACAGAGCATGATATTCTATTGACTAATCTTGGGTGGTTCTGTACTTATTAAGCAAAGAAAATTGAAAGGAGATTTTTAAAACTTACCAGGGTCCAAATAGTAGCCCTCAGGACACGTATAGATGCAGTTATTGACTCCTTCTCTGAGGTAAAACCCTTGCCGGCAAGCGGTACACTGATCGCTTCGACTTCCGATGCAGGATTCGCACAGAGGGGAACATTTCTTACAGCGCCTCTTATCATCCCGGAAAAAGCCAGGCGGACATTCAGGCACACACATCCTGAGGGGGCGAGAGGTAGGAATGGAAAGAGAAGCAAAGTAAGGGATAGCCAACTGAGACAGACAACTCAACAGCTGACAGCCATGAGGAAAAGCTTTCCATAAGACACAAAGGCAAAGCTTGAAGGCTGAGAAAGTCATTGGCTGCAGATGTGTGCCTCAAGTatagctgtgtctgtgtgtgtgtgtgtgtgcccactTAAAATTTTTTCCAAAGAAAACAGAATCTGCCACCAACTTATACAATCCTGTGAGTGGAAGATGTTAGTAGAGACATGCTGATACATAGCTATTTGTCAACatgttctatttttttccccctgatccGTTAATTATTCTTTCCACAGTTTCTCTCTGAAACAGTAAGCTGTGCTTGTATGCAAATACCTATGCTGAATTCAGTTATTTTTCTTGCCTGGGTACCATGTGGCCTGCAGTAGGCCAATGTAGGTTTTTTGTGAAAAAGTTTCTTCGCTTTTTTTCTCCCCTAATAGATTTACAACCGAACGtcagttttaaatattttgccTTTAGATTTATCTCTCTGTGATCCATGTAAAATCTGCTATCTTTTGAGGCAAATCCCAAACGGCTTCCTATTCACTTTGGGATGTACTGAAACACAGTGGAGCTAAATACCTTCCCCAGTGCTCCCACAAGTACTAGAGAAAGATTCTGGGCTTCAGCTTCAGATGTTCTTGCTTGGGTTTCATTTTGAACTCATGCGTTTGGTCATGTGAGCATATATTAGGTGAACATTTGCTTATTTCCCGGCTATATTAACCAAAGCATTGGCATGGCAGTGTTTGGGTTGCGCGCTGCTGTTAAAAAGAAATTTGCTATAAACCTcctgttttgaaaaaaaaaagcattcgtTTATGTATTTTGGGGAATATTGATAATTGTTTTTTTCAATGtccatgcacacatacacgtgGTGTACctggtgttgtttttaaacTTGAGGAAGTAATGTAGACAGTTGTTGCACTGATGGGGCCCTGGGCCTTCGCAGCCATTTTCGTTGCACTCTGGGTCACAGGGGCCTTACAAGAGATGACAGATTTCTATAAATCAAAGAATGGGACTCTGCTCTGAGTGGGCAGAATGCATTACTTAACAAATCCGGCAACCTTTCTGATATTAGTTATGACCGAGGATGACTTACCCACATACTCCTCATTAAACTCCTCCTCTGGAGACTCTGGCGCAGAGCGAGTCTTGTCACTGCGGGAGGAATATGGGTGCACTGAGGTACCATACAGCACCAGTGACCACTCCTTTAGTTTGCCTGTGAGGGGTAGGGGGTAAGGGGGTGGTGGAGGGATTTGGCCGGATTAAAAACCGAAAACAAATGGGTAATTTAGTGCCCTCTTCCTGTCTATGCAACGAATAAAATCAGAGTTGAATGGGAAAAAAAGTGTTCCAGTTAAAAAGAAATTGTCTGAATGTGACAACCTGGAGCTTTCTGACTTCGGACTTGTGAAGGCGAGTCATAGATCTCGAGGATCCAGTCGCCAGCAGCTTTCTCTCCCCAACAGTGAGTGGTCATGAACTCCCAGTTCTTAAAGCCCTCCATTGAATGGTCAAACAGTCTGCAGGACACACAACAAAGAACAACCAACTAATTTGGAGGAAAATTACACTGATATAAAATTGGCCAGAATAGCCTTCATCTACCCATTATcgacattaaaatatttacaaaattttTTAGTTGTATGCGTTTTACCTGTTGGCAAGGAGCTGCGACTTTGTCCCTGACGGTGAAGTCAAATTAATTGATAGATCTCCCCGTCGTGGGTGGGTTATGGTGATGCGTACAACCACATGTTCCAAGTAAATGACATGATGATTGGCATTATCCGTGCAGCCCGTTGCCTTGTAAACAGAGCGAACAACATGCTCTGGGCGAATTGTCCTTTACAAGGAAGAAATCGAATGGAAACATAAACCTAAACATTGTAGACATAAAATGGCACAAGAGGCAAAGAAAAACATGTCATGTGGATGAGCCGTGTTGGTTAAACTACCTTATTTGCCTGTCTGCGTTTTCCACACATATATGCTGCGAGGGGACTTGTTTCCATCTCTCAGCTTCTTTGACCATGGCCTCAGCATCCATGAGCCCAAAACCATATAGGTGACTTACTGTAGGTATATGTAACACATGCAGAAACAAAGGTTAAGTGCATAAACTGCAACGTGAGGGCCTTGGTTAAAATGCAAAGGGTAATAACTggtttataaatgaataaaaagacatAATACACAGtgtgtaaaaatattaaaatgagttATATATGAAAAGAAATCTTCATCTACATGTCAGGAGTGTTAATATCCAACAGtcttgattttatatatatacacatatatatatatatatatatatagcaactGACCCATGTCTACAAACTTGGCGTTATTCCAGCAGTGAGTTTTTGCCCCAATTGTCCTAACTAGAGTAAGCTTTTACATCATGTTTAGAGTTATGGTCAGAATCAGATGGACACTAAGTTGTCGCAACAGCAAGCAAGTATCTTTAACTGAACAAAGGATCAGTGACGAAGCCATTATACAGCACACTGGTCACCTTTGAGGAGAAGGGTTTTGATGGAGCTCTTTCCAAACTTTAAGAGGCACTGCATTATGTTAGGAGTGAGGATACAGCTCCAACTGAATTTTGGCCTTGGAGTTTTATTATGCAAAGCAGGTCAGTAAGGCACTATAAATGGACAGGGTTCATAAAGAATTTAAAAGCCAGTACCATTGTATCCTGCTGCATTGGTTTTCCAGTCAGGAGCACTGAGATGGCCGGCACGAGACGTTTTCACAATGATGTGCTGTACATCCCTCCATGTCAGGAGAGGGctataagacaaaaaaaaaaacagacacatttatatatttataaacttAAAAACATCGATTTAGATTGAATTCTTTTTGTCAtcaaaatacaatatatactTCTGTCTATATCATGCAGCTTTATGTTAGCTAATGATCCTATTCTATTGATTTGCTGAGACCCTAATGTGCCCATGTATGGATCTGAAGGTTAAAATACTTACCATGAGTCCTTTAACACCAAGCTGTACAagtataaatgaatgtattaatatacagtaatacctcgcaGATCCGCGTCTCCAGATTCGTGGCTTCACTGAGCCGCGAAATTTTCTttggaacctaactaatttgcatccGCGAATTTTTCGCAGACCCGCGAAATCCTGCAAACGTTTTTACGGATAATTTCTTggccatttatacattttcatgctttttaatgcaaaattattaagtaaagtttagtttattaatataaatataaaagtaaaatcaacaaaatatcaatatgaataaaatataaatgttattttaatgatatcgaACGTCGCCGATATCACGTACGTACAGTACAGACATTACGACAcgctattggctggaagggtttggaagtagccaatcacagagcattaacagttttacctagctgctgattgaCTGGTAGCTATGATGCTTTCTATTCGTAATGTCGCGGTTAAACCCCCCGCCCCTTGTGCTCGGTTCAACACACGTCTCAGTGATTTTTCCCTTGTTTTTTATACAGgcgatactgt
Coding sequences within:
- the pcsk5b gene encoding proprotein convertase subtilisin/kexin type 5b isoform X2, yielding MVVDGALRRLGSLCVLLALCFGFACPRARVYTNHWAVRIAGGSEVADQIASRYGYSNLGQIGDLKDYYHFFHSRTIKRSTLSSRGTHSFISMEPKVEWIQQQVIKRRVKRDYKPLYPGPVKPSAAQADSIYFNDAKWSSMWYIHCNDNIHNCQSDMNIVGAWKRGYTGKDVVVTILDDGIERNHPDLIQNYDNQASYDVNGNDLDPMPRYDASNENKHGTRCAGEVAASANNSHCTVGIAYNAKIGGVRMLDGDVTDMVEARSLSLQPQHIDIYSASWGPDDDGKTVDGPAALARQAFENGIRQGRKGRGSIFVWASGNGGRSRDHCSCDGYTNSIYTISISSTAESGRKPWYLEECASTLTTTYSSGENYDRKIITTDLRQRCTDSHTGTSASAPMAAGIIALALEANPLLTWRDVQHIIVKTSRAGHLSAPDWKTNAAGYNVSHLYGFGLMDAEAMVKEAERWKQVPSQHICVENADRQIRTIRPEHVVRSVYKATGCTDNANHHVIYLEHVVVRITITHPRRGDLSINLTSPSGTKSQLLANRLFDHSMEGFKNWEFMTTHCWGEKAAGDWILEIYDSPSQVRSQKAPGKLKEWSLVLYGTSVHPYSSRSDKTRSAPESPEEEFNEEYVGPCDPECNENGCEGPGPHQCNNCLHYFLKFKNNTRMCVPECPPGFFRDDKRRCKKCSPLCESCIGSRSDQCTACRQGFYLREGVNNCIYTCPEGYYLDPDAAMCRKCSENCKKCTSANICTECKPGLSLQGNRCQLTCEAGTYYNGHKRVCEPCHPACATCAGTGMEACTKCAEGYYLEEWRCVASCNAGYYMAEKTAENGEVQKSCRKCDHTCYTCIGPGDGNCSACVNGYNLENGVCIVSTICKDANEESWAEGSFCVLVKKNNLCQRKVLQQLCCRTCSLKG
- the pcsk5b gene encoding proprotein convertase subtilisin/kexin type 5b isoform X3, translating into MVVDGALRRLGSLCVLLALCFGFACPRARVYTNHWAVRIAGGSEVADQIASRYGYSNLGQIGDLKDYYHFFHSRTIKRSTLSSRGTHSFISMEPKVEWIQQQVIKRRVKRDYKPLYPGPVKPSAAQADSIYFNDAKWSSMWYIHCNDNIHNCQSDMNIVGAWKRGYTGKDVVVTILDDGIERNHPDLIQNYDNQASYDVNGNDLDPMPRYDASNENKHGTRCAGEVAASANNSHCTVGIAYNAKIGGVRMLDGDVTDMVEARSLSLQPQHIDIYSASWGPDDDGKTVDGPAALARQAFENGIRQGRKGRGSIFVWASGNGGRSRDHCSCDGYTNSIYTISISSTAESGRKPWYLEECASTLTTTYSSGENYDRKIITTDLRQRCTDSHTGTSASAPMAAGIIALALEANPLLTWRDVQHIIVKTSRAGHLSAPDWKTNAAGYNVSHLYGFGLMDAEAMVKEAERWKQVPSQHICVENADRQIRTIRPEHVVRSVYKATGCTDNANHHVIYLEHVVVRITITHPRRGDLSINLTSPSGTKSQLLANRLFDHSMEGFKNWEFMTTHCWGEKAAGDWILEIYDSPSQVRSQKAPGKLKEWSLVLYGTSVHPYSSRSDKTRSAPESPEEEFNEEYVGPCDPECNENGCEGPGPHQCNNCLHYFLKFKNNTRMCVPECPPGFFRDDKRRCKKCSPLCESCIGSRSDQCTACRQGFYLREGVNNCIYTCPEGYYLDPDAAMCRKCSENCKKCTSANICTECKPGLSLQGNRCQLTCEAGTYYNGHKRVCEPCHPACATCAGTGMEACTKCAEGYYLEEWRCVASCNAGYYMAEKTAENGEVQKSCRKCDHTCYTCIGPGDGNCSACVNGYNLENGVCIVSTICKDESWAEGSFCVLVKKNNLCQRKVLQQLCCRTCSLKG